The Rosa rugosa chromosome 1, drRosRugo1.1, whole genome shotgun sequence genomic sequence TTTAGTAATGTGAATATAGAATCCAATGGTTTGTGTTAGTAATTTGCCATATTAACTCACTTACTGCATTAAGCTGCAAATTTGTTTTCTTAGCAATTGATAGGTTACTGAGAAAAGTGAAGGGTTTGCAGGAGAAACCATCTAAACTCGGCTGAATATGTTTTCGAGTTTGGTTTAGACAAACTCTTCTATCCCATGGAAATCCAATGCTACATTATTTGTTGGTATATGTGTTTAATAAGCAATCATGCACTTCTTGCAAAAATTGTTTTGATCGGAAAGCAGGTTATTCCAATCATTATGTCCCAATTGTAGGTAGCCTTAacaagaatcaactttttggaATTGAGGAGTCTATTATTAGTGGTGTACTCATCCTTAAACGTATTCCAATCATTGTCAAGTTTATTAGACATTCTTGCTTTTGTCAACCTGAAATTTCTctgagtttttattttatccAGATATAGACCCTGTAGCATGTTTAATAATTTGCAATTGTTAATGTTGTTTGGTTGTTCCAGTGGTATGCTTGTCCAAGACCCCACCAGAGGCGGAGGTGACGTGGATTCAATTTTCACTCAAGCCAGACAGTTTGCACAAGGACCTCTGGAACCTTCGTCAAGCTCAAAAAGTTTTACTGGAACAGCTAGAACACTTACAGGAGAGACCGTTCCAACTGCTGCACCTCAGCCACCTGAGTCCATCAATCACACCATTACATTCTGGAGGAATGGCTTTTCCATAGATGATGGTCCGCTGCGGAGGCTGGATGATCCTGCAAATGCAGCCTTCTTGGAAGTAAGTTTTCATGAAATTATCCAGTCGTTTCAATTATTTTCAGAGCTCTatacctttttttattttttttagcatACCAGCTTTTGTTTTAAGTGAAGTTTACTGCTTGGGATCCAGATCTTCTGTTTAGTCAACTAGCTCCTTGCTGTTTTACTTTTAGTCATCCCATTGTCCAAATGTCATTGGATTCTGAAAAGTTATATAAGATGCTAGATTGAAAATGTCCAAGTTTTAAAACAACATTACGTGGTTTTGATACAAAGAGACCTGAAAGACTAAAGGAAGATGGTAACCTATTGTTCTGGAATCCTTAAATTTATATTTTCTGCTAGAGATTGACGGTCAAGCAACGTATGGCTCTGCAGAGGAGAGTGTTCTATTTAAAGATGATTGGCCCAGATTTGATCGAAACTCTTAGGAATGACTGGATCTACTTCAACATGTTTTGCCTTCAATATTTTGATAAATGGTTTGGGACATAGAGTAgttaaagaaaaataagaggAGAGAGATGTATGTACAAGTTGGTTTATTAGTTTTCATATGCGATTGCTTACATGCCATAATTAGTTGTTCTTTTGCCTTTTATTGCACTTGTTTGTGGTACTTtatttttctctgttttctggttttatctCTCTTCTGATAGAGATGATGTCTTATTTTAAATACAGAGCATCAAGAAGTCTGAGTGCCCAAAAGAGCTTGAACCAGCTAGTAGGAGGACTACTGTTCATGTCAGTCTTATGAAGCGGGAGGAAGACTACCCTGTATGTGCTAGTTCTTTTCTATTCTCTCGTAGTATGTTTGTTGTTGATCTTCATCCTATTCATTGTTTCTGATGTCTAGTTGCGAACCTATTTGCAGGAACCATTGAAGCAGCGGGGTCAGGTTGCTTTTCAGGGTGTTGGAAGAACATTAGGTGGCAGCAGCTCGGAGTCAGCTGCCTCTGAGTCAACTGCTGCTGCCAGTCCTCCTCTTACAACTGCTCCATTGCCATCAATGGGCTTAACTGTTGATCAGTCATTGCCGTCGACCTCTATTCAGCTAAGGTTGGCAGATGGTACCCGGATGGTGTCTCGCTTCAACAACCACCATACAATCAGAGAAATCCATGCTTTTATCGATGCATCAAGACCTGGTGGGGTAAGAAATTACCGATTGCAGACAATGGGTTTTCCTCCAAAACAGCTCACTGATCTGGACCAGACAATTGAGCAGGCCGGTGTCGCCAATTCTGTTATCATCCAAAAACTCTAGGAAGGTTGCAGACGCTTTTGAGTCTCAGAGCCAGATTTAAGTACATCTATCCTagttatgatgaattcttattAGACCCAAGGAAGTTGAAATTATCCATGGAGGCGTTCATCAAACGGTTTATGTTTTTCTTATGCAAGATATTATGTGTTTCTAAAGCATAGGAAGCTAGTATGTTAAGTACATTGTTGTTGAATGAAGAACCTCTTTCAGGCAAAATGGCTTTCCCTcgttcttttctcttttctcttttctcttttctcttttctcttttctcttttctcttttctcttttctcggTCTAGTTTTACCCCTTCTAGTCTTCTACACAACTTCAAATGAATTTGTTTTTCAGGTTTAGCTGCATATATCTGCCAACAGAAAGAAGTGAATACAATCATCATTCATCATGTATGCTATATTTCAGGGTGGAAATCTGCCAAGCATATATAGTTTAGGATCTATATGCCACTCTATCTGAGTGGCCTGATCTTGCTTTTCAAATGCCATAATGATGCACTGAAGCATAGCTTCACGTACTGTCATTAGGCGAAACTTGTTCATGATCTAGTGAAAACACAAATGTCAATCTGCAGTAAAGTTttccctttttatttatttaggtaGTAGGCTATAACAGGTGTTTGCTCTCACATGTGTTGCCAACGAATTGTCGGTCGGTATTTGCACTTCCACATGTGTTGCCGACAAATTGTCCGTCGGTGTTTGcatttttcaaaaattttgcTGACAAATCGTTGGCGTTGCAAGGTTTTTGCACTTTCACAAATATATCCAGACAAATTGTTTGTCTCTAaaagtggcagtgaatagtaacttgactggtcgaattctcgacttctcgacttttccttttcttgactacgggtgcacttgctctaaaaGTGTTTTTTTGccctttaaaaagaaaaaggtgtTTGCTTTTACCGATAAAAAAGGTGTTTGCACTTTCACAAGTTTTCTAACAAATGCTCCCACTAAAAGGTATTTAAACTGTCACAAAATTTCCAACCAACTGGTATGTGGATTCCTTGTTTTGTGTACCTAGATTAACCTCGATCGCCAAATTGTCACTAATTTTCACCCAGCTTGAATCAACTTTTTTATTCCCTTCATAACTATTTTCGATAACAATAAGAGCAATatatttcttcctttctttcCCTTGTGCTGATTGCTGACATATCATCAGATTCCAAAATTTGTCTATGTTGAAAGGGAAAGAAAACACGGATAAACAAATCATGTGTATCAATATCACGTTTCCTGATCCTTCAAAAACTCTATTTGCTACCAGTCAAGTACCATATTGAATTATTAATAAGTGTCTGATATATATACTAAGCTAATAACCATACCTTATTGCTTGATTTAGTTTTTAATGGTTAGTTATATGCATGACACACTAAATTTGATACATGTATAAAGCTAGAGTGATTTTTGTTAATGGCGTACTAGggtctcgtttggttcgcggaaaggaaAATAATTCATTTGTATTTCCCAtcggaagggaaatgaaatttccaaAAAACTTTCATTTTCGATGTTTAGTAATATAAGAAAAGTAATCcgaaaagttgttaaaaagtttgtaattaatgtaataaaataatgtattgtgagtaataaatgcaatgaAATAATGAGGGAAAGTGATTTATTGAAATATTAGAGTATGGAATGAACCATTTGCCCCCCCTCCATTTTCCTTTGCTTCAGGAAACTGTTGCATCCCAAATGCAAgaaatgaacaactttcatTTTCCGCGAATCCAACAAGACCttaatgtatgtatatatgaaCTTCTAGTTCATGTAACAATGCACGATGTGGTTTGCATAAGGTCGTTCATATTATTAGTTAAAACAGAGCTTGCAATTTACTGATGATTGATTGTAGTGAGCTCGATGAGCCAGTAACCAATACTTTTGCATAATAATaagaaaattaaactaaatgaaatgaaataaagaGTTCATGCACGTACGTGACATAAAAATCATTTTGAAGGCATCCCATATCTTGTAACTTTTCATTACTATGATAATGAAATTTGAGGTTATGAACAAAGTAGATGTAAAATATTAGAAGTAAGTTATACTTGAAGGGTGTTGAGTTAGTTAATCTTTCATTATCGAAACTCGAAAGAATAATATTGGATATAAGATTCAAACGTTTATGAGATAAATCTGCAAACTTTAAGGTTGTGTTTGTAGTCTTGTACAAGTGATGCAGTGATGTATGTATTTAAGTCTATTGTTTCGTAAGGATTTTACAACATTTGCATATAAAGTTCAAGAAATAAACAGTATGAAAAAACTGAGGTCGATTCTGAATGTTAGGTTGAAATTTGTatttctctatatatatgtggctcCAAAGAAGCGAAAGCATGAAACTTGCAACGAAAAAAGAagtcagggccggccctgagggctgctgcctgaggcagccgcctcaggCCACCACTTTCCGACGGGCCTccgcaaagtttttttttttttttttttttcaattttacatATATTCGTTTGTGATTATATAATTTATTTTCGCGTTCCTATTACAATGCGGCCACGCTAGCGCAGTGGTAACATAGATGTGCTGTTGTTTACAGCATCAAGGTTCGAAACACAGTGGCcgattttttgtcttttttttttctttttcttaattagtttaattgcacttttttgtcttttttttgttggtcttagtttctttgcaattaaacttttttgttccttctttttcCAGCTTCTATGGAAAGAATATTTTGAACTTGAATATTAATGTACTTGCCCTTTTTTCATCGGTTTCTTTTGTAGTTAAATATATTCtgttttgaaattgaaaaattattttggaattgaacacttttttttttccttgcattACCATTAATGTAGgggtttaatttatatatatataaaaatttgttcgattatatgatttttttatGTGAGGCCACATTTAAATTATTTGCCTCAGGCCATCAAAatgtcaggaccggccctgaaaGAAGTAATTAATAATTCTAACTTGCAGTGGGAATGAAACCAAAATACGAGCAGAGAAGAGAGGGAGAAGTAGACTGGAGTCAAGGAAAGACAGAAGGGATGTAGGGACGTTCCGACAGCTTTTCTCTTTTCCCTTCCCCACGGCTACAGCTCCCAAAACCCACTTTTTCTAATCCTGAATTATTACGAACTAGACCTAAACCTAGCTCAGTCCATGCTTTGATTCATGCTGATCTGCAATTCTGCAACATAGATAGATCAGTATCAACCAGTATCAACCATCATTTTATTTATATCTTGAGAAGTATACGAATTCTGAGTATAAAAATAAGGAACCCTAATTCACATTTTCCATAGATCCAGTTCTGTCCACTCCACAACCAATGAGTAACAACTAACAACACATTGTGGTTTGCACTTGTTTATATGAGTACATACAGATGTCTTGGAGACTGATTCTGTTTGTTGGTCAATTTTTATGTGGTAGTGAACTAATTTTATCCCTACTAAGTATAAAACTTCAAGTTAGAACTCAAATAAAAACATGATTATGTCCATcaatcaaaacaaatctttGAAAATGAAGACgtaattaataaaattatataaCTTTTTAAGAAACTAGTAAACGAAGGGAGATATTGTATTTAAATTCTAAAAACCATTAGTATACTTTAGCACATTTATCGATTGATGCATTAGTAGGTTATTAAATTGGTGTATTATTTATCGACATGTTAATTCATTCTATATTAATGTATTAATACGTTTCTTTTAACATCAGATTACATTTCTGCTGAATTAGAGAGATGGTTATATACatggggaagagagagagggcaaTGGACACTGGACAAATAGGACAATCCAATCAAATGACCAGAGTATATTAAACAGGGTTTAATGGATGGAAGAAAGGAATGAGACAGACTAGCATCAAGCTCAATCAGTAAAATGACGGTTGACGTTTGATCATTTCCCATCAATCCACCACCAGCAGGCCAACtggccaagaaaaaaaagagagggagagacagaGAGTATAGTAGTAGTGGTACATACAGATGCTTGTGTCACAGTACTGTCATCAAACAACATCATTAACCTCTCCCCCTTAAACCCTAATAATTAGACTCAAGACCTGCAATTCAGATACAGTTAGACGTCACTCACTGCAGTTCCAGTAATCGAGATGAAGAAATACAAAGAGCTAGCTAGCTTTGCTTTTTGTATCGGGAAGGAAACATTTTAAGCTTCGATCAGTAGGAGTTGCACAACTACACGTTAACTCCGCGTGCACACCTCGTTCACtgtgcatctctctctctctctcatctcggGCTACTGTTTATGCACAGAAgcaagatgaaaaaaaaaaaaaaaaatcttcatgTTTCTGACTGACCGCGACTGTTCACTGCTACACCCCCTTGGTCTTTCTAGCTAGCTGTAAAATGTACACTCTCAAGCTTAAAAACCGGGAGGCATTCCCCTCTTGTAGTAGAGCTCATAATTATTTACCAGCATTGAACAGATGGAGAGTGAGAGATGGTTTAGGGTTTCTAAtgtgagagagatagagaagatGGAGGGTGGGAGTAATAATTGTAATAGTAAGTATTACAGTCATGGTGTGATGGGATCTGGGTCTTCTTCTGGGATGTTGATGCCTCCTCCTCTTGTGAATTCTTATGCTACTGCTGCAGATCAAACTAGTAGTTCTAGTAACCAGCAGCACTATGTTTCTCTGCCTTTTACCAACATCAACCCCAACCAAAATGATAGTCAGGAATATGAGATGAGTATGAAAGCTAAGATCATGGGTCATCCTCTCTTCCCTCGCCTCTTGGCCTCTTATGTTAATTGTCAAAAGGTATATATAGCTTCTAGCTTCTCTGATCTAGCTGCATGCCCTTGTTATGTCTCTCAATTTATTTGCTATTAATCATgagggtttttatttttattttttcaaggtTGGGGCACCTGCTGAAGTGGTGGCTAGGTTAGAGCATGCGGCTGCGGCCTCAATATCTTATGCGGCTGCAATTTCTGAAGCATGTGAAGAATCAGAACCAGACCCAGAGCTGGATCAGTTCATGGAGGCCTATTGTGAGATGCTTGCTAAGTACCATGAAGAGCTCACAAAGCCCTTCCATGAAGCCATGCTTGGCCTCTCTAAAATCAACTCCCAGCTCAAAGCTCTATCCGTTTCACCATCATATTCTGGTGACGATCCTTGTTTCTTTTCTAATTTATCTAATACTGCAATGAGATCGATCTAGAGGTCCTTCGAATTCCTTATTCCATGCATGTGTAACTTTTAATGGAATAAGAAAAGGGCTAGCTTTCTAGCTTATTAATCAGGCAAAAAGCTTTTTGCTTAGTGGGTAGACTATATGCATGTGTAAGCTTAATTTAGttctatctcttttctttgtCTGGTCTAGAATGGGGTATCTACTTAGTTACTTggttatttaattatttatgtcgTTCCATTTTCTAGTCTGTTGTGTTCAAGCCTTGAACAGTTTTCGAAGGCATTAAGATAATGAACAAGTGCATTTCTTTGAAAGTAATTGGAATGTAACACAAAATTTTAGTTTGGTAGGGTGGAGCAAACTTTGCTTGCACAATTGCTGTGTTAGCATCCCAACTATAAAACTATTAATATTTCTCACTTGCAAGTTGTTGGTGCATAGAACTAGCTTGATATTACCCTTGGATATACTCGGTTAATGCTTATGGCTGTAGACATTTCTTAAATAATCATGTCTAATCATAATAAGGCTGTCCTCAAGTGTACCTGAAGAATCTTGATATATTTCTCATTAGCCTTTCATATGCATATGGAGATAGATGAGAAAGGCCATGTTTTCAAGTGAAAACGAGAGTCTTGGAGTCTTGGTTTGAAAATTTATCAAGAATTGACTTGACTGAGGAATTCCCTCTTCAAGCTAGGCATTGCTAAAAGTTGAAAGCATGAGGTTGAGTTAGATATAGATTTTACAGTATGGGGATATATGTAACTATATAtacacgtgtgtgtgtgtgtgtgtttcaaTTAATTTTCAGATAATCAATTTATGTAGTTGGTTTCTCACTTGTGGTAATGGAAGTTGGATTTCTCTTAGTTTCCAATGGAGTGACTGCTGTTTTAATACTTTATAGTACTATCATTCCCTAATATTAAGTTTTATATATCCATGAGATGGATCTGTTCATTCAAAAGTTACGTGTATGTGAGCTAGGGCACTTATCATTCAGTTCCCATTGATCAGCATATTTGCTAGTTTAATATATTGTTGATGGAGATGACTTAGCATTCCAATTCAGCTAGCTAGGTGATTGTATAATAATTTTTAAGCATAGCTACATGTATTAGTCACCATATGCCTTTGACATGACACTTAGTTCTCACTCTTTTACTGTTACTCAAATCCTAATCATTTATGCATAATTAAACTCTGCTATGGTTGGTTATAAGAAACAAAGTTGATTAGTCAAGTGACTCTAGGCACCTAGGCAAAAATTTGCCCACCAAGTTGAAGCTATATATACTTTTTGCATGTTTTTCTACCCAATCATTTGTTCATTGATGGATATGACTGAAGCATATGGTATTAAGTACTTATCATGTGCATCTTATATATGATTTTTCTACTGATTTGTGGCACGGTCAGCTAGTACTGGTGATCTTGTTAGACAAAGTGGATCTTCAGAAGAGGCTGATGTGAATGAGAGGGGCATAGATCCAAGAGCCGAAGATTGGGATATTAAAGCTAAGCTTCTGCAAAAATATGGTGGATGTCTTGGCGGTCTCAGCCAGGAGTtgaagcagaagaaaaaaaacggaAAGTTGCCCAAGGAAGCTCGGGTTCAATTGCAAGAATGGTGGAGCAGAAATTACACATGGCCCTATCCATCGGTATGCATCAGTTCCACTCTATATGCATGTTCTTGAACACAATTCAGATTATCTATCTTTACTCTCGCACACGCATAACTCGTGATAGTTAATCTTCATCTGTAGCAGTATCTATGATTGGTTATACATTAGAATAATACTAGTTTGTGCTGGTGATAGTCTTGAATCTATTATTATACATGGTAATCTTCTTTTTCTGATAGTTTTCCGGTATGAATGATACTATATATGTACATTGGTATATGCAGGAGCCTCAAAAGTTAGGACTAGCAGCATCTACAGGTCTg encodes the following:
- the LOC133725986 gene encoding plant UBX domain-containing protein 4; amino-acid sequence: MEAEAQESSPQNDAVITSFCEITSASKQEALFFLESHNYDLDAAVSTFLDNENAAADDEAAVTVTNPVQPSHSLSPSPSHSPEYSPSQSPTRSRSPSPAPSRPAYQLRSKRAASGTSSKEDNKPPAARTRGGIRTLSDLNRRPVKDGSDSDSDEPNEYYTGGEKSGMLVQDPTRGGGDVDSIFTQARQFAQGPLEPSSSSKSFTGTARTLTGETVPTAAPQPPESINHTITFWRNGFSIDDGPLRRLDDPANAAFLESIKKSECPKELEPASRRTTVHVSLMKREEDYPEPLKQRGQVAFQGVGRTLGGSSSESAASESTAAASPPLTTAPLPSMGLTVDQSLPSTSIQLRLADGTRMVSRFNNHHTIREIHAFIDASRPGGVRNYRLQTMGFPPKQLTDLDQTIEQAGVANSVIIQKL
- the LOC133744181 gene encoding homeobox protein SHOOT MERISTEMLESS-like, whose protein sequence is MESERWFRVSNVREIEKMEGGSNNCNSKYYSHGVMGSGSSSGMLMPPPLVNSYATAADQTSSSSNQQHYVSLPFTNINPNQNDSQEYEMSMKAKIMGHPLFPRLLASYVNCQKVGAPAEVVARLEHAAAASISYAAAISEACEESEPDPELDQFMEAYCEMLAKYHEELTKPFHEAMLGLSKINSQLKALSVSPSYSASTGDLVRQSGSSEEADVNERGIDPRAEDWDIKAKLLQKYGGCLGGLSQELKQKKKNGKLPKEARVQLQEWWSRNYTWPYPSEPQKLGLAASTGLTVKQINNWFINQRKRHWKPSSEGMQLAMVDHPQFYYMDHLICNPLPMDCTSTPLV